The following are encoded in a window of Ictalurus punctatus breed USDA103 chromosome 13, Coco_2.0, whole genome shotgun sequence genomic DNA:
- the LOC108273985 gene encoding cytochrome c oxidase subunit 7A-related protein, mitochondrial, producing MYYKFSDFTQRLTGSVSSTAYSPQGLRSNVPSEASTLIFATPTKVISESGPSLEYMGTNRVPDLQRIFQSSDGVPVHLKRGVPDRLLYRTTMALTVGGALYCLVALYIAAQPKNK from the exons ATGTATTACAAATTCAGCGATTTCACTCAGAGGCTGACGGGGTCTGTGTCATCTACGGCGTACAGTCCTCAG GGTTTAAGGTCAAATgtaccctctgaagcctctaCATTGATCTTTGCTACCCCAACCAAAGTGATTTCTGAGTCTGGACCTTCTCTAGAGTACATGGGTACCAACAGGGTTCCAGACCTCCAGAGGATATTTCAG TCTTCAGATGGTGTCCCGGTGCACCTTAAGCGTGGTGTTCCCGACCGGCTCCTGTACAGGACCACCATGGCTTTGACTGTTGGAGGTGCTCTCTACTGTTTGGTGGCACTTTACATAGCTGCACAGCCTAAGAATAAGTAA